One genomic segment of Pristiophorus japonicus isolate sPriJap1 chromosome 8, sPriJap1.hap1, whole genome shotgun sequence includes these proteins:
- the LOC139268378 gene encoding histone H2B 1/2-like translates to MTFLGLKLGLKMTEEKKAAPKKGTTKALNKVSAKGGKKRRRFEVHPNAGISSKTTGSMSSSVNNIFEHSLGEVSRLVPIRTSTISSRESQSALCQLLPGGAPSACRVERDKGRATRYTSSK, encoded by the exons ATGACTTTTCTGGGTCTGAAATTGGGTTTGAAGATGACGGAGGAGAAGAAAGCAGCTCCCAAGAAAGGCACCACGAAAGCCTTGAATAAAGTGTCAGCAAAGGGCGGCAAGAAGCGGAGAAGGTTCGAG GTTCACCCCAatgccggcatctcctccaagaccACGGGCAGCATGAGCTCCTCGGTGAACAATATTTTTGAGCACAGCCTGGGTGAGGTTTCTCGCCTGGTCCCCATTAGAACAagtaccatcagctcccgggagagccAGAGCGCCTTGTGTCAGCTGCTGCCCGGGGGAGCGCCAAGCGCGTGCCGCGTCGAACGAGACAAAGGCCGTGCGACcaggtacaccagctccaagtaa